The following proteins are co-located in the Aurantiacibacter atlanticus genome:
- a CDS encoding ABC transporter ATP-binding protein, which translates to MSQIHFLVERALRFRTELARISALQAMGALTTLTLPWLAGQLLGGVVEARIGSTSTIVLALVALLILSTLFKISGAMVSARTSAVILAQLRLDTYRKIQRLPMKFHNRSNQGELLSLMTYEISRLSDFLTNTIATVPAMVLTAAGAIVILFVIDPLLALLIPILVPIFYILLRFSGRKLRANATKMRDAETEVFNKAEMHLEMLSATKAFAVEDTQFDLYTAAIEDARRKSALNEQINSVISPLVGLIAALAALTVILLGGLQIGEGGRTPGELFSALLYAALLTRPIGQMAELWGRLQLARGTLARLQAVITLEPEQGYDRGLLPDTVRGALAFRDVHFSYPGRQVTLRGANLEIAAGEVIAITGENGAGKSTLVNLLLRFYDADQGQITLDGTPIENLQVQALRRYIGYVPQRTMLFSGSLRENVVFGCPQASDEQIAEALRLSQAEAFVADLPKGLDTQIGDHGVRLSGGQCQRIALTRALLLHPQIIIFDEATSMFDLENEALFVKAIKGALSGQTVIIITHRRALLALADRIVKVVDGRFEEVAAS; encoded by the coding sequence ATGAGCCAGATCCATTTCCTGGTTGAAAGGGCTTTGCGTTTTCGTACTGAACTTGCTCGCATCAGTGCTCTGCAGGCAATGGGTGCACTAACGACCCTGACGTTACCGTGGCTGGCTGGGCAATTGCTTGGCGGAGTTGTGGAAGCGCGCATTGGCAGCACTTCCACCATTGTTCTGGCGCTGGTTGCACTGTTGATACTGTCGACACTTTTCAAGATATCGGGCGCAATGGTGTCCGCCAGGACCTCCGCAGTTATTCTCGCTCAATTACGGCTCGACACCTATCGCAAGATCCAGCGTCTGCCGATGAAATTTCACAACCGTAGCAATCAGGGCGAATTGCTATCGCTCATGACTTACGAAATCAGCCGTCTCAGCGATTTCCTGACTAACACCATTGCCACTGTTCCGGCCATGGTGCTGACCGCAGCAGGCGCCATTGTGATCCTGTTTGTAATCGATCCTTTGCTGGCGCTACTGATTCCGATTCTTGTGCCGATTTTCTATATTCTCCTGCGATTTTCCGGACGTAAGCTGCGGGCGAACGCCACGAAGATGCGCGACGCCGAGACTGAGGTGTTCAACAAGGCGGAAATGCATCTCGAAATGCTTTCCGCAACAAAGGCGTTCGCGGTGGAGGATACGCAGTTTGACCTTTATACCGCGGCAATCGAAGACGCGCGGCGCAAGAGTGCACTGAATGAACAGATCAACTCTGTAATTTCGCCTCTAGTGGGGCTCATCGCAGCATTGGCCGCGCTGACTGTCATATTGCTGGGAGGATTACAAATTGGCGAGGGTGGCAGAACACCAGGAGAGCTTTTCAGCGCCCTTTTATATGCGGCACTGCTAACCAGGCCCATTGGCCAAATGGCCGAACTGTGGGGACGATTGCAGCTGGCGCGGGGCACATTGGCGCGGTTGCAGGCCGTCATCACGCTGGAGCCTGAGCAGGGATATGACCGAGGCTTGTTGCCGGACACAGTCCGCGGCGCACTTGCCTTTCGCGACGTCCATTTTTCCTATCCCGGTCGCCAGGTCACCTTAAGGGGTGCCAATCTTGAAATTGCTGCTGGTGAAGTGATCGCAATCACTGGCGAAAACGGAGCCGGGAAATCGACACTCGTCAATTTGCTGTTACGTTTTTACGATGCGGATCAAGGTCAAATTACACTGGACGGGACGCCAATAGAAAACCTTCAGGTTCAGGCGTTGCGGCGATATATCGGCTATGTGCCCCAGCGCACCATGCTCTTCAGTGGAAGTCTGCGTGAGAACGTTGTTTTCGGGTGTCCGCAAGCAAGCGACGAGCAGATTGCCGAGGCGCTTCGACTGTCGCAGGCGGAAGCTTTTGTTGCGGATCTGCCCAAGGGGCTGGATACCCAGATTGGCGATCATGGCGTGCGGTTGTCTGGCGGGCAATGCCAACGCATTGCGCTTACCCGGGCATTGCTGCTGCACCCACAGATCATCATTTTCGATGAAGCCACATCAATGTTCGATCTCGAAAACGAGGCGCTCTTCGTTAAAGCGATCAAGGGTGCCTTATCGGGGCAAACCGTAATTATCATCACCCATCGCAGAGCCTTGCTTGCCCTGGCAGACAGGATTGTAAAGGTCGTGGATGGTCGATTTGAAGAGGTTGCCGCCTCCTAG